One genomic window of Candidatus Zymogenaceae bacterium includes the following:
- a CDS encoding TetR/AcrR family transcriptional regulator, translated as MTQSKNLELTQKRKSQILRAAYDIIAEQGYENITVQDIATRAGFSKGIIYYYFSSKEDVMVSLFDSIIRVIDRNFASTIQNHPEPKEQMERILRVSFDLVHEHKEFYHVMMVFWSQITQKTLMSDLNATLFRRYRREMAKIVERGVDKGVFRARVDVNLLASLIIAVIGGASLQYIFDPEAFDFKVMVDTSVAAVMSFLNA; from the coding sequence GTGACTCAGTCAAAAAACCTTGAACTCACCCAAAAACGCAAATCCCAGATACTCAGAGCCGCGTACGATATTATCGCTGAGCAGGGATACGAAAACATTACCGTTCAGGATATCGCCACCCGGGCTGGATTTTCCAAAGGGATAATATACTATTACTTTTCCAGTAAGGAAGATGTCATGGTATCCCTGTTTGATTCCATCATACGGGTTATCGACAGAAACTTCGCGTCGACTATACAGAACCACCCGGAACCCAAAGAGCAGATGGAACGGATTCTCCGTGTGAGTTTCGACCTGGTTCACGAACATAAGGAGTTTTATCACGTCATGATGGTTTTCTGGTCGCAGATCACCCAGAAAACCCTTATGAGCGATCTGAATGCAACCCTGTTTCGACGATACCGGCGGGAAATGGCGAAAATTGTCGAACGGGGAGTTGACAAGGGCGTGTTCCGGGCGAGGGTCGACGTGAATCTTCTGGCGTCCCTGATTATCGCCGTCATAGGCGGGGCGTCGCTCCAGTATATTTTTGATCCCGAAGCGTTCGATTTCAAGGTGATGGTGGATACGTCCG